The proteins below are encoded in one region of Methanofollis aquaemaris:
- a CDS encoding PEGA domain-containing protein, whose translation MTQKKQWATVFLAVALSLLCGMVVAEEASLDWIYETEGTVRGVSISADGGAVAAGGDDGKVTLLGREGEVLWEKKAQASVNSVSVAPNGSAVGAASSDNHVYLYDIDGEARWSYLLPGRGFAVAVADGGAYVAAGSSDDRVYLFDGERKILWKSVTGDDVLSTSITPNGSLIAAGSADDRVYLFDTSGKLLWSRGVFGDALGVSCSPDGRYIAAGTSEGRAYLFSRDGEILWEFRTGGSVTSVSAADGARSVGTGSLDKTFSVLDQNGQTTLTGETGAAIRAVALTSDGLTLVTGSGDSMVRAYTIATVEPTEKTPTTIPPPPTTTEEPTPTTGALAISSNPPGAAVYMDNLLVGKTPVTVPDLEPGNYTVSLELEGYETWSGEFLVQTGTTVMVNGTLTAHPETTQTQAGTPFPIIAFLGTVLAAAIIGLKKEH comes from the coding sequence ATGACACAGAAAAAACAATGGGCAACGGTTTTCCTGGCCGTTGCACTCTCTCTCCTCTGCGGCATGGTGGTCGCAGAAGAGGCCTCCCTTGACTGGATCTACGAGACAGAAGGGACGGTGCGGGGCGTTTCCATCTCTGCCGACGGCGGTGCGGTAGCGGCGGGGGGAGATGATGGGAAGGTCACGCTCCTTGGACGCGAGGGAGAGGTGCTCTGGGAAAAGAAGGCCCAGGCAAGCGTGAACAGTGTCTCGGTCGCGCCGAACGGGAGCGCGGTGGGCGCGGCCTCCTCTGATAATCATGTCTATCTCTATGACATCGATGGTGAAGCGCGCTGGAGTTATCTCCTGCCGGGGAGAGGGTTTGCCGTCGCCGTCGCCGACGGTGGAGCATATGTGGCCGCCGGAAGTTCAGACGATCGGGTCTACCTCTTCGATGGAGAGAGAAAGATCCTCTGGAAGTCTGTCACTGGAGATGATGTTCTTTCCACCTCGATCACCCCGAACGGATCCCTGATCGCCGCAGGTTCTGCCGACGACCGGGTCTATCTCTTCGACACCTCTGGAAAACTCCTCTGGTCCAGGGGGGTCTTCGGGGATGCTCTGGGGGTCTCGTGTTCACCAGACGGCCGGTATATCGCTGCGGGCACGTCAGAGGGGAGGGCCTACCTCTTCTCCAGAGATGGTGAAATTCTCTGGGAGTTTCGGACCGGTGGATCGGTTACTTCAGTCTCTGCGGCAGATGGTGCTAGAAGTGTCGGAACCGGCTCGCTTGACAAGACTTTCTCTGTTCTCGACCAGAACGGACAGACCACTCTGACCGGAGAAACCGGGGCGGCGATCAGGGCTGTTGCCCTCACATCCGATGGTCTCACTCTGGTGACCGGCAGTGGGGACAGCATGGTGCGTGCCTACACCATAGCCACAGTAGAGCCTACAGAGAAGACACCGACGACTATTCCGCCGCCGCCCACCACGACAGAAGAACCTACTCCGACGACCGGTGCCCTGGCCATCTCCTCCAATCCCCCCGGTGCCGCCGTCTATATGGACAACCTACTCGTCGGCAAGACCCCGGTTACGGTCCCCGACCTTGAACCCGGAAATTACACAGTCAGTCTCGAACTCGAAGGGTATGAAACCTGGAGCGGGGAGTTCCTGGTCCAGACAGGGACGACGGTGATGGTCAACGGCACGCTCACTGCACATCCTGAGACTACTCAGACTCAGGCGGGGACTCCCTTCCCGATAATAGCCTTTCTCGGGACCGTGCTCGCTGCAGCCATCATCGGTCTGAAGAAAGAGCACTAG
- the glyA gene encoding serine hydroxymethyltransferase → MSSLADTDPEIAALIEKERLRQTNGLELIASENVVSKAVLETAGSILTNKYAEGYPGKRYYGGCEYYDMIENLAKDRLCKLFGAEYANVQPHSGSGANMAVYFSAINYGDKIMSMKLSEGGHLSHGSPVSFSGKMYDVVQYGVDHETEVIDYAALADMARKEKPQMIVCGASAYPREIDFKAFGEIAEEVGSSCVADIAHIAGLVATGLHNSPIDVLPFTTTTTHKTLRGPRGGAIMCREEFGQAINKAVFPGLQGGPLMHIIAAKAVCFKEALTQSYKDYCKQVVNNAQTLAATLDSEGYRLVSGGTDNHLMLLDLSDKGLTGLQAENALHDAGITVNKNTIPRETLSPFVTSGLRIGTPAVTSRGMKEEEMKAIGHFIATVLNDIENKEKIAGVKTEVEALASKFSIYAVTE, encoded by the coding sequence ATGTCTAGTCTTGCCGATACTGATCCTGAAATCGCAGCGCTCATCGAGAAAGAGCGGCTGCGACAGACAAACGGGCTCGAACTGATCGCATCTGAAAATGTTGTCTCGAAGGCCGTCCTCGAGACCGCAGGCTCGATCCTTACCAACAAATATGCAGAAGGCTACCCTGGCAAGCGCTACTACGGGGGTTGCGAGTATTATGACATGATCGAGAACCTCGCAAAGGACCGCCTCTGCAAACTCTTCGGTGCCGAGTACGCCAACGTCCAGCCCCACTCGGGTTCGGGCGCCAACATGGCGGTCTACTTCTCCGCCATCAACTACGGCGACAAGATCATGTCCATGAAACTCTCCGAGGGCGGCCACCTCTCCCACGGTTCGCCGGTGAGCTTCTCAGGCAAGATGTACGATGTCGTCCAGTACGGCGTCGACCACGAGACCGAGGTCATCGACTACGCGGCCCTCGCCGATATGGCCAGAAAAGAGAAGCCCCAGATGATCGTCTGCGGCGCCTCGGCCTACCCGCGCGAGATCGACTTCAAGGCCTTCGGTGAGATCGCCGAAGAGGTCGGATCCTCCTGTGTGGCCGACATTGCCCACATCGCGGGCCTCGTCGCCACCGGCCTTCACAATTCGCCAATCGACGTCCTCCCCTTCACCACGACGACCACCCACAAGACCCTCCGCGGCCCCCGCGGCGGCGCGATCATGTGCCGTGAGGAGTTCGGACAGGCCATCAACAAGGCGGTCTTCCCCGGTCTGCAGGGCGGTCCGCTGATGCACATCATCGCCGCCAAGGCGGTCTGCTTCAAGGAAGCCCTGACCCAGTCGTACAAAGACTACTGCAAACAGGTTGTTAACAACGCACAGACCCTCGCCGCCACCCTCGACAGCGAAGGCTACCGCCTGGTCTCCGGCGGCACCGACAACCACCTGATGCTCCTCGACCTCTCCGACAAGGGCCTCACCGGACTTCAGGCCGAGAATGCACTTCACGACGCCGGCATCACCGTCAACAAGAACACCATCCCGCGCGAGACCCTCTCGCCCTTCGTGACGAGCGGTCTGCGGATCGGCACCCCGGCTGTCACCTCACGGGGCATGAAAGAAGAAGAGATGAAAGCCATCGGGCACTTCATCGCCACTGTCCTCAACGACATCGAGAACAAGGAGAAGATCGCAGGGGTGAAGACAGAGGTTGAGGCGCTCGCAAGCAAGTTCTCCATCTACGCGGTAACAGAATGA
- a CDS encoding segregation/condensation protein A yields the protein MHEEPVEILVQLAERGEIDPWNIDIVDVTDRFLTELERCRELDLRISGRTLFFAATLLRMKSEYLTEDLSEGQDEEEDLEVSVDDEEDFGLADEAEPIERLEREIQRRIGRKKVRRRPVTLYELITELKTAEKEERRRHRRRAQQGEEIPIRASDVVAVAHDEDYTGAAEVVLGCYDTLAPDGGTETVRALCASLGKGTIEIYIPLLFLAQEGVVALWQDEYFGDVYMRRNVDGQGSDA from the coding sequence ATGCATGAGGAGCCTGTTGAGATCCTGGTCCAGCTTGCTGAGCGGGGTGAGATCGATCCCTGGAATATTGATATTGTTGATGTAACCGATCGTTTTCTCACTGAACTTGAGCGGTGCCGTGAACTGGATCTTCGTATATCTGGGCGCACACTCTTTTTTGCGGCGACGCTGTTGAGGATGAAGTCCGAGTATCTTACTGAAGATCTCTCTGAGGGTCAGGATGAAGAGGAAGATCTGGAGGTCTCTGTGGATGATGAAGAGGACTTTGGACTTGCCGATGAGGCTGAACCGATCGAAAGGCTTGAGCGGGAGATACAACGGCGTATCGGTCGGAAGAAGGTGCGGCGCAGGCCGGTCACACTCTATGAACTGATCACTGAGTTGAAGACGGCGGAGAAGGAGGAACGGCGCCGTCACCGGAGGCGCGCGCAGCAGGGGGAGGAGATTCCCATACGCGCCAGTGATGTGGTGGCGGTGGCGCATGATGAGGACTATACGGGTGCGGCTGAGGTCGTGCTCGGGTGCTATGATACGCTCGCCCCGGATGGCGGGACGGAGACAGTGCGCGCCCTCTGTGCATCTCTTGGAAAGGGGACGATAGAGATCTATATCCCACTCCTCTTCCTTGCCCAGGAGGGAGTTGTGGCACTCTGGCAGGATGAATACTTCGGTGATGTTTACATGAGGAGGAATGTGGATGGACAAGGTAGCGATGCTTGA
- a CDS encoding DUF7518 family protein, whose translation MLKKDAKVKFLEHQLEEREREIVSMHGAEKTFINPEDERVYRLEQRVRDLEALVKGLTEEVLDLKTITMKLYRAYETKARAAEKPRSRVVVDERVEEVEPPVPVQIPVKEIPEVREEDERDLDLIMQTDGTLKRERRYGSDYIIAPTKYQVPPGLGGGRKGEAPRKSVRKGGDIIFAEEEDDSITK comes from the coding sequence ATGCTCAAAAAAGATGCAAAAGTAAAATTTCTTGAGCATCAACTTGAGGAGAGGGAGCGGGAGATAGTGTCTATGCATGGAGCGGAGAAGACTTTTATCAACCCGGAAGATGAGCGGGTCTACCGGCTTGAGCAGCGTGTGAGAGATCTTGAAGCCCTGGTCAAGGGGTTGACCGAGGAGGTGCTTGACCTCAAGACCATCACGATGAAACTCTATCGGGCCTATGAGACGAAGGCCCGGGCCGCCGAGAAACCAAGGTCAAGGGTTGTGGTGGATGAACGGGTTGAGGAGGTAGAACCGCCTGTACCGGTACAGATACCTGTGAAAGAGATACCGGAGGTCCGCGAAGAGGATGAGAGAGATCTCGATCTGATCATGCAGACGGACGGCACGCTCAAGCGTGAGCGTCGGTACGGTTCGGACTATATCATCGCCCCCACGAAGTATCAGGTACCTCCGGGCCTGGGTGGCGGGCGCAAGGGGGAGGCACCCCGCAAGTCCGTCAGAAAAGGCGGGGATATCATCTTCGCTGAGGAAGAAGACGACTCCATCACGAAATAA
- the scpB gene encoding SMC-Scp complex subunit ScpB codes for MDKVAMLEAILFVADSPVDYGDVAKMLGVRRGEVSALASELQKRSEGRAAPLEVLDSGETIYMVLKEEYSEFVYPLMRPEISRAVLRTLSVIAYRQPILQSDLVEVRGGGVYAHVEELVERGLVARQRNGRSYELQTTPEFSRYFKTAAFSGVQERLDLR; via the coding sequence ATGGACAAGGTAGCGATGCTTGAAGCCATTCTTTTTGTGGCCGACTCGCCGGTCGATTATGGGGACGTGGCAAAGATGCTGGGGGTGCGACGTGGGGAGGTGTCTGCGCTTGCTTCTGAACTCCAAAAACGATCTGAAGGGCGCGCAGCTCCTCTGGAGGTGCTTGATTCGGGTGAAACGATCTATATGGTCTTGAAGGAGGAATACAGCGAGTTTGTCTATCCTTTGATGCGCCCTGAGATTTCGAGAGCGGTTTTGCGGACTCTTTCAGTGATTGCATACCGGCAACCGATTCTTCAGAGTGATCTTGTAGAGGTGCGTGGGGGTGGGGTGTATGCGCATGTGGAAGAACTTGTGGAACGGGGTCTGGTGGCGCGCCAGCGGAATGGGCGGAGTTATGAACTCCAGACAACTCCTGAATTCTCGCGTTATTTTAAAACTGCGGCATTTTCAGGCGTGCAAGAACGTCTGGATCTCAGGTAG
- the ppcA gene encoding phosphoenolpyruvate carboxylase → MSTQHPDNVHIPFFAENAQLGGEDEVREAYYAYSHLGCREQMWDCEGKEVDNFVVKKLLARYGSFFGEHPLGKDVFLTLRVPNPEVEKAEAKVLLETLESIPRSYDVAHLFSENNVPPIFQVILPMTSSYPAIDNIYQYYRDFVVGQQYKRLGGREKTIADWIGRFYPEKIDVIPLFEDQPSMLNAAGIVGRYMEDKDLAYQRVFLARSDPAMNYGMVSAILLNKVALFRLHLLAEETGVSIYPIIGVGSAPFRGNLGPETVERCTAEYPSVHTFTVQSAFKYDYPQDRVRQAVATLEEREVSTPMEIEEEEALQVVGKCTARYMESVTILSNMINRVAAFVPSRRKRKLHIGLFGYSRSMGGVTLPRAITFTSALYSIGLPPELLGLDALDSDDIEFLREVYVNFDADLVDAVRYFDPESEYVPASLTKTVCDLVDVEPDLEHLECVASVRLALKEGRTADVRSGILRAANIRHFLG, encoded by the coding sequence ATGAGTACACAACATCCTGACAATGTTCATATTCCGTTTTTTGCTGAGAATGCACAACTCGGTGGAGAAGATGAAGTCAGGGAGGCCTACTATGCTTACTCTCATCTCGGGTGCAGAGAGCAGATGTGGGACTGTGAGGGAAAAGAGGTTGACAACTTCGTCGTGAAAAAACTCCTTGCCCGGTATGGTTCATTTTTCGGTGAACATCCTCTCGGAAAAGATGTCTTTCTGACGCTCAGGGTGCCGAACCCCGAAGTTGAGAAGGCCGAGGCAAAGGTTCTTCTCGAAACTCTTGAAAGTATTCCCCGCTCCTATGATGTTGCCCATCTCTTCTCAGAGAACAATGTCCCTCCAATCTTCCAGGTCATCCTTCCGATGACGTCATCATATCCCGCTATTGATAATATTTACCAGTATTACCGTGACTTTGTAGTGGGTCAACAATACAAACGTCTAGGCGGACGTGAAAAAACCATTGCCGATTGGATTGGGCGGTTCTATCCTGAGAAGATCGATGTGATCCCGCTCTTTGAAGACCAACCAAGCATGCTCAACGCCGCTGGCATAGTAGGCCGGTATATGGAGGATAAAGACCTCGCCTACCAGCGGGTCTTTCTCGCGCGTTCGGATCCGGCAATGAACTATGGGATGGTGAGTGCGATCCTTCTCAACAAAGTTGCACTCTTTCGTCTCCACCTCCTGGCTGAGGAGACGGGCGTCTCGATCTATCCAATCATCGGTGTTGGCTCTGCTCCATTCAGGGGAAACCTTGGTCCCGAGACAGTTGAACGATGTACTGCCGAATATCCGAGTGTCCATACCTTCACCGTTCAGTCGGCCTTCAAGTATGACTATCCCCAGGATAGGGTCCGTCAGGCGGTGGCCACTCTCGAGGAACGCGAGGTGTCGACCCCGATGGAGATCGAAGAGGAGGAGGCACTCCAGGTGGTTGGGAAGTGTACGGCACGTTATATGGAAAGCGTCACTATTCTCTCAAACATGATAAACCGCGTCGCTGCCTTTGTTCCCAGTCGGAGAAAGCGCAAACTCCACATCGGGCTCTTTGGCTATTCCCGGAGCATGGGAGGGGTCACCCTCCCCAGAGCGATCACCTTTACCTCAGCATTGTACTCAATCGGTCTTCCACCTGAACTTCTCGGTCTTGACGCTCTTGATTCCGACGACATCGAGTTCTTGCGCGAGGTCTATGTGAACTTCGACGCCGACCTGGTCGATGCAGTGCGATACTTTGATCCCGAGTCTGAGTATGTCCCGGCATCCCTGACGAAGACGGTCTGCGATCTCGTCGACGTCGAACCTGACCTGGAACACCTTGAGTGTGTGGCCTCGGTCCGTCTGGCCTTGAAGGAGGGTCGGACCGCAGACGTCAGGTCCGGGATCCTCAGGGCGGCGAACATCAGACATTTTCTGGGCTGA
- the folD gene encoding bifunctional methylenetetrahydrofolate dehydrogenase/methenyltetrahydrofolate cyclohydrolase FolD, which translates to MILNGKTLSEKRLNLIKEEIEESGIHPSLATVLVGEDPASQMYVRMKHKACEKVGITSVRADLPAETTTAEVLATVQKLNEDPEVSGILVQLPLPPQVDTQAVIDAVSPEKDVDGFHPVSIGRLYSGHPGFVPCTPQGIMTMLAEYGIEIAGKNAVVVGRSVDVGRPMAALLLNADATVTICHSKTQNLPAIMQQADILVSGIGKARFVTADMVKEGAVVIDVGINHDENGKLCGDVDFDSVVEKASAITPVPGGVGPMTIATLMENTLKAARAMSCDPAQ; encoded by the coding sequence ATGATACTCAATGGCAAGACGCTCTCTGAGAAGAGGCTGAACCTCATCAAAGAAGAGATCGAGGAGTCGGGCATCCACCCCTCCCTCGCCACCGTGCTGGTGGGGGAGGATCCCGCATCCCAGATGTACGTCAGGATGAAGCACAAGGCCTGCGAAAAGGTCGGGATCACCTCGGTCCGTGCGGACCTCCCTGCCGAAACGACGACGGCCGAGGTGCTGGCAACCGTGCAGAAGCTCAACGAGGATCCGGAAGTCTCCGGGATCCTGGTGCAGCTCCCGCTCCCGCCGCAGGTGGACACCCAGGCAGTGATCGACGCCGTCTCCCCTGAAAAGGACGTGGATGGGTTCCACCCGGTCAGCATCGGCCGCCTCTATTCGGGGCACCCCGGCTTCGTCCCCTGCACCCCGCAGGGCATCATGACGATGCTCGCCGAGTACGGGATCGAGATCGCCGGCAAGAACGCCGTCGTCGTGGGACGGAGCGTGGACGTCGGACGGCCGATGGCCGCTCTGCTCCTCAACGCCGACGCGACCGTGACGATCTGCCACTCCAAGACCCAGAACCTCCCTGCAATCATGCAGCAGGCCGACATCCTGGTCTCAGGGATCGGCAAGGCGAGATTCGTAACTGCCGACATGGTTAAAGAGGGTGCCGTGGTCATCGACGTCGGGATCAACCACGACGAGAACGGCAAACTCTGTGGAGATGTGGACTTTGACTCGGTGGTCGAGAAGGCGTCGGCCATCACCCCGGTACCCGGCGGGGTCGGGCCGATGACCATCGCCACCCTGATGGAGAATACTCTCAAGGCGGCGCGGGCGATGTCATGCGACCCTGCACAGTAA
- the smc gene encoding chromosome segregation protein SMC, with the protein MYITGIEIDNFKSFAKKTKIPFLEGFTVVSGPNGSGKSNIIDSLLFALALSNSRGLRAEKLTDLINLNSGKNTAEVAITFSDGTEIRRRIKRTASNYYSYNYLNGKLVKQNDIVDFLAKFGVTPEGYNVVMQGDITRIMEMSDFERRKIVDEIAGVSEFEGKKARALDELEVVRERIEREEVVLFELNARIEELKHEREQALAYRHWQEELEHFKSCRAAAQVRDMEKEHASILSSITETGTDLERTLSDLGIEQNDLEYLRGDLRDVDAEINEKSGSEYLKMISALEGAKGRIKVAEGTIARLKKEKEGNLEGVNRAFLDEKRASERVQECTAQVRTLSVDRANLSMELAGVQATVGNLEAEIARGGKAAEGLKERLLSLIGEVEEKKGTRSEYLHRQDLLIEKSRMRTSEMDRLQGRLTEVQSGGESLAVEIEKAQRASAELVEKKGALDRDLSKAESTLFARRSSLERIRREVQDTERELMRLEAQQQSRGGVGGPALEAVLGMDGVCGTVAQLGKTPPEYATALDVAAGGKLRYVVAESDSVAAEAIRYLKEQRLGRLTFLPMNKLRGKEYPLVREPGVIGYAKDLLSFNSEYDLAFQQVFGSTLVVDTLECARRLMGRYRMVTLEGELLERSGAMTGGYLKKQQQGGFGAAVEDEIARLSASLAEKREEIAEFEHSVACLTSEAEELRKRRSGIEQDAARYAMVIEEYERRITSQQSDEVELTASLATLKAEVEESAGELASVEAALDGVGDALAVLNREVAALKQKLDDTEIPRLTEEFEQKRRECEGIERRLRNKEADIADAQRERQYFERRVEELGAERERLADKNAGIDVEVSGAEAEIVSARAEIAGLEERQKAFSSELDGLRRKREEIAESIVEAEKRCAGLNAKSDRVRLQIASLKEKAAELAVEIEGLREHAGEETDLSLSEIEGGIAEAERNVRSLGAVNMLAIDEYGRVCDRIEERTKKKDVLSAERTSILERIEHFDTLKYDSFMEAFRAIDANFREIFARLTAGSGNLALENPDDPFSGGLTFAVQPRGKKVQLLSALSGGEKSLTTLAFLFSIQKYMPAPFYAFDEVDMFLDGSNVEQVAAMIRELSGRAQFISVSLRKPMIERADRIMGVTIRPDKSTLVTGVENHA; encoded by the coding sequence GTGTACATTACCGGGATTGAGATAGATAACTTCAAGTCTTTTGCAAAAAAGACAAAAATCCCTTTTTTAGAGGGTTTTACTGTCGTCTCTGGCCCGAATGGCTCCGGAAAAAGTAATATCATCGACAGTCTCCTCTTCGCCCTGGCCCTCTCCAACTCGCGCGGCCTTCGGGCTGAGAAACTGACCGATCTCATCAACCTCAATTCTGGCAAAAATACCGCTGAAGTTGCGATCACCTTCTCTGACGGGACCGAAATCAGGCGGCGGATCAAACGTACGGCCTCGAACTATTATTCATACAACTATCTTAACGGCAAACTCGTCAAGCAGAACGATATTGTCGACTTTCTCGCAAAGTTCGGGGTCACTCCCGAGGGATATAATGTGGTGATGCAGGGCGACATCACCAGGATCATGGAGATGAGCGACTTCGAGCGCCGGAAGATCGTCGACGAGATTGCCGGGGTTTCGGAGTTCGAGGGGAAAAAAGCCAGGGCCCTTGATGAACTTGAGGTGGTGCGCGAGCGGATTGAGCGGGAAGAGGTGGTGCTCTTTGAGCTCAATGCGAGGATCGAGGAACTGAAACACGAGCGCGAGCAGGCTCTGGCATATCGCCACTGGCAGGAAGAACTTGAGCACTTCAAGAGTTGTCGTGCGGCAGCGCAGGTGCGCGATATGGAGAAAGAGCATGCGTCCATCCTTTCAAGTATAACTGAAACCGGGACCGACCTTGAGCGGACGCTCTCTGATCTCGGAATCGAGCAGAACGACCTTGAGTACCTGCGCGGCGATCTCAGGGATGTCGATGCGGAGATCAATGAGAAGAGCGGGAGCGAGTACCTGAAGATGATCTCGGCCCTTGAAGGGGCCAAGGGCAGGATAAAGGTTGCGGAAGGGACGATCGCGCGGTTGAAGAAGGAGAAAGAGGGCAATCTTGAAGGGGTCAACCGTGCGTTCCTTGACGAGAAGCGGGCCTCTGAACGGGTTCAGGAGTGTACCGCGCAGGTCCGCACCCTCTCGGTCGACCGGGCAAACCTCTCGATGGAACTTGCCGGGGTGCAGGCGACGGTCGGAAACCTGGAGGCCGAGATCGCACGCGGGGGGAAGGCGGCCGAGGGCCTGAAGGAGCGGCTTCTATCTCTGATTGGTGAGGTGGAGGAGAAGAAGGGGACACGTTCGGAGTACCTTCACCGGCAGGATCTCTTGATCGAGAAAAGCCGGATGCGAACCTCTGAGATGGACCGGCTCCAGGGCCGCCTCACTGAGGTGCAGTCGGGGGGCGAGAGCCTTGCTGTCGAGATCGAGAAGGCGCAGAGGGCATCGGCGGAGTTGGTGGAGAAGAAGGGTGCCCTTGATCGTGATCTTTCAAAGGCCGAGAGTACCCTCTTCGCCAGGCGTTCATCTCTTGAACGGATCCGCAGAGAGGTCCAGGACACCGAGCGGGAGTTGATGCGGCTCGAAGCTCAGCAGCAGTCGCGCGGCGGTGTGGGCGGACCCGCGCTTGAGGCGGTCCTGGGTATGGATGGGGTGTGCGGGACGGTTGCGCAGCTCGGGAAGACGCCGCCTGAGTATGCCACCGCGCTGGATGTTGCGGCCGGGGGGAAACTGCGGTATGTCGTCGCCGAGAGTGACAGTGTGGCGGCGGAGGCGATCCGGTACCTTAAGGAGCAGCGGCTTGGTCGACTCACTTTCCTGCCTATGAATAAACTGAGGGGGAAAGAGTATCCTCTGGTGCGCGAACCGGGTGTGATCGGGTATGCTAAGGATCTCCTTTCTTTTAACTCGGAGTATGACCTCGCCTTCCAGCAGGTCTTCGGCTCGACCCTGGTCGTCGACACGCTTGAGTGCGCTCGCAGGTTGATGGGCCGGTATCGGATGGTCACTCTGGAGGGTGAACTGCTGGAGCGGTCCGGGGCCATGACCGGTGGGTACCTGAAGAAGCAGCAGCAGGGTGGGTTTGGAGCGGCTGTTGAGGATGAGATCGCACGGTTGTCGGCATCGCTCGCGGAGAAGCGGGAAGAGATAGCAGAATTCGAACATTCTGTCGCCTGTCTCACCTCGGAGGCAGAGGAACTGCGAAAACGCCGGTCAGGGATCGAGCAGGACGCGGCACGGTATGCGATGGTCATTGAGGAGTATGAACGCCGGATAACTTCGCAGCAGAGTGATGAGGTGGAACTTACTGCCTCGCTTGCGACCCTCAAGGCCGAGGTGGAGGAGAGCGCCGGCGAACTTGCTTCGGTCGAGGCTGCACTCGACGGGGTGGGGGATGCGCTTGCCGTCCTTAATCGGGAGGTCGCGGCCCTCAAGCAGAAACTGGATGACACCGAGATCCCCCGGCTCACTGAAGAGTTTGAGCAGAAGCGTCGGGAGTGTGAAGGGATAGAGCGTCGTCTCCGGAATAAGGAGGCCGATATTGCTGACGCCCAGCGTGAACGGCAGTATTTCGAGCGGCGGGTGGAGGAACTCGGGGCCGAACGCGAACGGCTTGCCGATAAGAATGCCGGAATCGATGTCGAGGTTTCCGGGGCAGAGGCAGAGATCGTCTCTGCCAGGGCTGAGATCGCCGGGCTTGAGGAGCGGCAGAAGGCGTTCTCGTCTGAACTCGACGGGCTGCGGAGAAAACGCGAAGAAATCGCAGAGTCGATTGTTGAGGCTGAAAAAAGGTGTGCCGGGTTGAATGCAAAGTCCGACCGGGTACGCCTCCAGATCGCCTCCCTCAAGGAGAAGGCTGCAGAGTTGGCTGTGGAGATCGAGGGTCTGCGTGAGCATGCAGGTGAGGAAACCGATCTCTCACTCTCTGAGATCGAGGGGGGGATCGCGGAGGCGGAGCGGAATGTGCGCTCTCTTGGGGCGGTAAACATGCTGGCCATCGATGAATATGGGCGGGTATGCGATCGCATTGAGGAGCGGACTAAGAAGAAGGATGTGCTCTCCGCGGAGAGGACTTCGATCCTCGAGCGGATCGAACACTTTGATACCCTGAAATATGACTCCTTCATGGAGGCTTTCAGGGCGATTGATGCAAATTTCAGAGAGATATTTGCTCGTTTGACTGCTGGAAGCGGAAATCTGGCCCTTGAAAACCCGGATGATCCTTTTTCGGGGGGTCTTACTTTTGCGGTCCAGCCGCGTGGGAAGAAGGTCCAACTCCTCTCTGCACTCTCGGGGGGGGAGAAGTCGCTGACCACGCTTGCGTTTCTCTTCTCGATCCAGAAATACATGCCCGCACCGTTCTATGCCTTTGATGAGGTGGATATGTTCCTTGATGGATCAAATGTCGAGCAGGTTGCAGCCATGATCAGAGAACTCTCTGGACGTGCTCAGTTTATCTCGGTCTCTCTGCGAAAGCCGATGATCGAGCGGGCGGACCGGATTATGGGGGTTACGATCCGCCCGGACAAGAGCACGCTGGTGACTGGTGTCGAGAACCATGCATGA